From a single Shewanella denitrificans OS217 genomic region:
- a CDS encoding TorF family putative porin, with translation MNKSLLALAVSGLLVFAQTAQAGVSATVTAASDYTFNGVSQTGNDPALQGSLDYAADSGWYMGTWASNVDFGPGEDTNLEWDFYVGQYFQLTDVVSLDAGIAYYTYHGDDASSDYKYPEVYTKFGFANDLGQTELNFWYSWDYFGVEADHYIAMIAHTFTIDLGQTELNFWYSWDYFGVEADHYIAMIAHTFTIAEGHDIRISFDRSTSMDEDLYSWDNSASYNHVRIAYMTSYAGFDFTLAAEDTSMDIDSADARIVFSVARTFGG, from the coding sequence ATGAACAAGTCATTATTAGCGTTGGCAGTATCAGGTTTATTAGTGTTTGCTCAAACGGCTCAGGCGGGTGTGTCAGCCACAGTGACAGCAGCATCCGATTACACCTTCAATGGTGTCAGTCAAACGGGTAACGATCCTGCCTTGCAAGGCAGTTTGGATTATGCGGCAGATTCAGGTTGGTATATGGGCACTTGGGCATCAAATGTTGATTTTGGCCCAGGTGAAGATACTAACCTAGAGTGGGATTTCTACGTTGGGCAGTACTTTCAATTAACGGACGTCGTTAGTTTAGATGCGGGTATCGCTTATTACACTTACCATGGTGATGATGCATCAAGCGATTATAAGTACCCAGAAGTGTACACTAAGTTTGGTTTCGCCAATGACTTAGGTCAGACAGAATTAAACTTCTGGTACTCATGGGACTACTTCGGTGTAGAAGCCGATCACTATATCGCCATGATAGCTCATACTTTTACTATTGACTTAGGTCAGACAGAATTAAACTTCTGGTACTCATGGGACTACTTCGGTGTAGAAGCCGATCACTATATCGCCATGATAGCTCATACTTTTACTATTGCTGAAGGTCATGATATTCGTATCAGTTTCGATCGTTCAACCTCTATGGATGAAGATTTGTATTCTTGGGATAATAGTGCCAGCTACAACCATGTTCGTATTGCTTACATGACAAGCTATGCAGGTTTTGACTTCACCTTAGCGGCCGAAGATACCAGCATGGATATCGACAGTGCGGATGCACGCATTGTCTTCTCTGTAGCGAGAACCTTTGGTGGTTAA
- a CDS encoding methyl-accepting chemotaxis protein: MNLQLKQKMLLSSVVPLVLLICICVMAISMMGKIEQGVVRIYNDRVVPLEDLKIIGDDYAVYVIDAINKANAGDFTAQEASQGLVDAKKNITTRWKKYMQTELTVEEARLANEADAMFGPADMQIDKLIAKLRTMSGNVSGQLSSEIVPLYQVIDPISGKIAELVSLQIRVAGEEKQAVNDVYTTSSSLFILIAALSIAASLALNIWVRRSVMAPVNDILSKLKIIKKDSDLTQVFTIFNDDELGQISTNLTSVIEHLRSILDSISNAANTINTSANSLNSFTRETNDRMHQQQAETEQTAAAMNEMTATVAEVAQSTTAAADSARNADSHAANGDIIVQQSIKSMSLLSTQIQQTAEVISHLSNESQNIGQVLDVIKSIAEQTNLLALNAAIEAARAGEQGRGFAVVADEVRTLAKRTQESTLQIETMIDGLQQGVKKAVASMQVGISQVDEANEKTNMAGKALKEIVSSVDSIAELNTHIATAAEEQSSVAESINRSIIAISDITQHSSQAAGELSHSVNELSKLATSMRDQVGTFKLH, encoded by the coding sequence ATGAATCTTCAACTTAAACAAAAAATGCTCTTAAGCTCCGTTGTCCCACTAGTTTTGCTTATCTGTATTTGCGTCATGGCCATCAGCATGATGGGGAAAATTGAGCAAGGAGTTGTGCGTATTTACAACGACAGAGTCGTCCCCCTTGAAGACTTAAAGATTATTGGCGACGATTACGCCGTCTATGTTATCGATGCTATCAATAAGGCCAACGCCGGTGATTTTACGGCCCAAGAAGCTAGCCAAGGCTTGGTCGATGCGAAGAAAAACATCACCACCCGTTGGAAAAAATACATGCAAACCGAGCTTACCGTAGAGGAAGCCCGATTAGCTAACGAAGCTGATGCCATGTTCGGCCCCGCTGACATGCAAATCGATAAGCTTATTGCTAAGCTTAGAACCATGTCTGGCAACGTATCCGGACAGCTTAGCAGCGAGATAGTGCCCTTATATCAAGTGATTGACCCCATCAGCGGTAAAATCGCCGAATTAGTATCATTACAAATCCGTGTGGCGGGAGAAGAGAAGCAAGCCGTTAATGATGTTTACACTACCTCCTCAAGCTTATTCATCCTGATCGCCGCACTTTCCATTGCCGCAAGTCTTGCCTTAAATATTTGGGTACGAAGAAGCGTCATGGCACCTGTTAACGACATTTTATCTAAGCTAAAAATAATAAAGAAAGACTCTGATTTAACTCAAGTGTTCACTATTTTTAATGATGATGAGCTAGGTCAAATATCCACTAATTTAACCAGCGTGATAGAGCATTTAAGGAGCATATTAGATTCAATTTCAAATGCGGCCAACACCATTAACACTTCAGCAAACAGCCTAAACAGCTTCACCCGTGAAACCAATGACCGCATGCATCAACAACAGGCCGAAACTGAGCAAACCGCCGCCGCCATGAATGAAATGACGGCCACAGTGGCGGAAGTCGCCCAAAGTACAACAGCTGCGGCGGATTCCGCCAGAAATGCGGATTCCCATGCCGCCAATGGCGATATCATAGTGCAACAATCCATCAAGAGTATGTCGCTACTGTCGACTCAAATTCAACAAACCGCCGAGGTGATTTCACATTTATCTAATGAAAGCCAAAATATCGGCCAAGTGTTAGACGTCATTAAAAGCATTGCTGAGCAGACCAACCTACTGGCGCTGAATGCCGCCATTGAAGCGGCAAGAGCCGGCGAACAAGGCCGCGGCTTTGCCGTGGTCGCCGATGAAGTGCGCACCTTAGCTAAGCGCACTCAAGAGTCGACTTTGCAAATTGAAACCATGATAGATGGTTTACAGCAAGGGGTGAAAAAAGCGGTTGCCTCAATGCAAGTGGGGATATCTCAAGTAGATGAAGCCAATGAGAAAACCAATATGGCAGGTAAAGCACTGAAAGAAATAGTCAGTTCTGTGGACAGTATTGCCGAATTGAACACCCATATAGCCACGGCGGCAGAGGAGCAATCCAGTGTCGCGGAAAGCATTAATCGCAGTATTATTGCCATCAGTGATATTACTCAGCACTCAAGCCAAGCCGCCGGAGAGTTAAGTCACTCAGTTAATGAGCTCTCTAAGCTGGCGACGTCTATGCGCGATCAAGTGGGTACCTTTAAACTGCATTAG
- a CDS encoding alpha/beta hydrolase, with product MIKLAPPFIKFMLSLCFSHLILAPQLSLAAENTRSTESPIQGTPIISGVEFKIDSHTFKAPRRYMVSLPERYYASHRRYPVLYVIDGDFQFQHVSALVTNLARMGKIPPMIVVGVATQGQTDYLYSTTWPLAQSHADTTASEYGGAAKMHDYLTHELLPRVNKQYRTSEQNILAGYSMGGLFTFYSMLQQGPFQAYLTMSPSLWYDDYSAADKLKLFLEQNKRPAKLYLSLANEEGMGVTEAVSVIEKSVEKNAEKSLGKSADKGSLKWDWQFKHYPDETHYSTAMPALYGAMEFLYPNYFSDLDVLLKIDTSEAVLAHFKAKQRLWGGFNFEWLQSYTLAKYFFITKQLDRVDDFLNSAHEAFPASAAELNTQFAKGFIIKGLPDKALELLKKVKNEGELSADWQQQVSLSYQALGKHQLAKRHHQQALALAKKYQLASWEWWELNP from the coding sequence ATGATCAAACTAGCCCCACCTTTCATCAAGTTCATGCTGAGTTTATGTTTTAGCCACTTGATACTTGCCCCCCAATTGAGTTTAGCGGCAGAAAACACAAGAAGCACGGAAAGCCCAATCCAAGGTACGCCTATCATTAGCGGCGTTGAATTTAAAATAGACAGCCACACCTTTAAGGCTCCAAGACGTTACATGGTGTCACTACCCGAGCGCTATTACGCCAGTCATCGCCGATATCCAGTGCTGTATGTAATTGATGGTGATTTTCAATTTCAGCATGTCTCTGCCCTAGTTACTAACCTCGCCCGCATGGGAAAAATCCCTCCGATGATAGTGGTAGGCGTCGCAACTCAAGGTCAAACGGATTACCTTTACAGCACAACTTGGCCCCTAGCACAAAGTCATGCTGACACCACGGCATCCGAATACGGCGGCGCAGCGAAAATGCATGACTATCTGACCCATGAGTTGTTACCAAGGGTCAATAAGCAGTACCGCACTTCAGAGCAAAATATTCTCGCTGGCTACTCTATGGGCGGGTTATTCACCTTCTATAGCATGTTGCAACAGGGCCCCTTTCAAGCTTACCTCACCATGAGTCCCTCCCTCTGGTACGACGATTACAGCGCAGCCGATAAACTTAAGCTCTTTTTAGAACAAAATAAGCGGCCAGCAAAACTGTACCTATCCCTTGCAAACGAAGAAGGCATGGGAGTCACAGAAGCTGTCAGTGTCATTGAAAAAAGTGTAGAAAAAAACGCTGAGAAAAGCCTTGGTAAAAGTGCAGATAAAGGCTCACTCAAGTGGGATTGGCAATTTAAGCACTACCCTGATGAAACCCATTACAGCACAGCAATGCCTGCGCTCTATGGCGCCATGGAGTTTCTATACCCAAATTATTTCAGCGATTTAGATGTTTTACTCAAAATTGATACATCAGAAGCCGTCTTAGCCCATTTCAAAGCCAAACAACGCCTCTGGGGAGGATTTAACTTTGAATGGCTCCAAAGCTACACTTTGGCTAAGTATTTCTTCATCACTAAGCAATTGGATAGAGTCGATGATTTCCTTAACTCGGCACATGAGGCTTTCCCTGCATCGGCGGCCGAACTCAACACTCAATTTGCTAAAGGCTTTATCATTAAAGGCCTGCCAGATAAGGCACTTGAATTACTGAAAAAGGTTAAAAATGAAGGAGAGCTGAGCGCTGACTGGCAACAACAAGTGAGTCTAAGCTATCAAGCCTTAGGCAAGCACCAGTTAGCTAAACGTCATCACCAACAAGCCTTAGCACTGGCAAAAAAATACCAGCTTGCGAGTTGGGAATGGTGGGAGCTCAACCCATAA
- a CDS encoding MarR family winged helix-turn-helix transcriptional regulator, translating into MEKYDQLLISLRRIIRAIHIHSRQLNKMSGLTGPQLMVMQKIAELDAPLAKQVATEITLSAATVTTIIDRLESRQLVIRKRSETDKRKVHLYLSDDGKALLTQAPKPLQEHFIKRYQSLHEWEQSQLLSAVERIASMMDADDLDAAPVLLVDELQAELKK; encoded by the coding sequence ATGGAAAAATACGATCAACTATTGATATCGCTGCGGCGGATCATTCGCGCCATTCATATACATTCACGGCAATTAAATAAGATGTCAGGGCTCACTGGGCCGCAGTTGATGGTGATGCAAAAAATAGCCGAGTTGGATGCACCGCTTGCTAAACAAGTGGCCACAGAAATTACCCTAAGCGCCGCCACAGTGACCACCATCATAGATCGTCTCGAAAGCCGTCAATTGGTGATCCGTAAACGCAGTGAAACCGATAAGCGCAAGGTGCATTTGTATTTGAGCGATGATGGCAAAGCCTTGTTAACTCAGGCCCCTAAGCCTTTGCAAGAGCACTTTATTAAACGCTACCAGTCTCTTCATGAGTGGGAGCAGAGTCAATTGTTATCCGCAGTTGAGCGCATTGCCTCTATGATGGATGCCGATGACCTAGACGCTGCCCCCGTATTGCTGGTGGATGAGCTTCAAGCAGAGCTTAAGAAGTAG
- the betA gene encoding choline dehydrogenase, whose protein sequence is MTATMTTAITTTKKKYDYIIVGAGSAGCVLANRLSEDPNNSVLLLETGGSDKSIFIQMPTALSIPMNTPKYTWQFETDPEPYLDNRRMHCPRGKVLGGSSSINGMVYVRGHAHDFNEWQQHGAEGWDYAHCLPYFKKAESWAFGGDDYRGDVGPLAVNNGNQMKNPLYQAFVDAGVDAGYLATADYNGAQQEGFGPMHMTVKNGVRWSTANAYLRPAMKRKNLTVVTHALTHKVLFEGKAAAGVRYERKGEMVDVFTTKEVILSAGSIGSPHLLQLSGVGEAKTLAAAGVDLVHELPGVGENLQDHLEFYFQFKCTQPISLNGQLGPLSKLKIGVQWILDKSGLGTTNHFESCGFIRSKPDLAWPDLQYHFLPAAMRYDGKEAFAGHGFQVHIGHNKPKSRGSVKISSSDPKVHPKILFNYLEHQDDIQGFRDCVRLTREIINQPGLDAYRGEEIQPGMAVQTDEQIDTFVRQSVESAYHPSCSCKMGVDEMAVVDPQTRVHGVSGLRVVDSSIFPTIPNGNLNAPTIMLAERAADLILGKTPLPASDAEVRLGADWQTKQRQNTPKRVFNN, encoded by the coding sequence ATGACCGCAACAATGACAACAGCAATTACCACAACAAAGAAAAAATACGACTACATCATAGTTGGCGCAGGTTCAGCGGGTTGTGTGTTAGCCAATCGTTTGAGTGAAGATCCTAATAACAGTGTGTTATTGCTGGAAACCGGTGGCAGCGATAAAAGTATTTTTATCCAGATGCCAACGGCTTTGTCTATCCCAATGAATACCCCTAAGTACACTTGGCAATTTGAGACAGACCCAGAGCCCTATTTGGATAATCGCCGTATGCATTGCCCACGTGGCAAGGTGTTAGGTGGCTCATCATCAATAAATGGCATGGTGTATGTCCGTGGTCATGCTCATGATTTTAATGAGTGGCAGCAGCACGGCGCCGAAGGTTGGGATTACGCTCATTGCTTACCTTATTTCAAGAAAGCAGAAAGCTGGGCATTTGGCGGCGATGATTATCGCGGTGATGTGGGGCCTCTTGCCGTTAATAACGGCAATCAAATGAAGAACCCACTTTATCAAGCCTTCGTTGATGCGGGTGTTGACGCGGGATATTTGGCGACAGCCGATTATAACGGTGCGCAGCAAGAGGGCTTTGGCCCTATGCACATGACGGTTAAAAACGGCGTGCGTTGGTCAACCGCGAATGCCTATTTACGTCCAGCGATGAAACGCAAAAATTTAACTGTAGTGACTCACGCATTAACTCATAAAGTCTTGTTTGAAGGTAAAGCCGCCGCTGGCGTGCGTTACGAGCGAAAAGGCGAGATGGTGGATGTGTTTACCACTAAAGAAGTCATCTTAAGTGCAGGCTCTATTGGGTCGCCGCATCTATTGCAACTCTCTGGTGTGGGCGAGGCTAAGACGCTAGCCGCAGCGGGTGTTGATTTAGTACATGAGCTGCCTGGTGTAGGTGAGAACTTACAAGATCATTTAGAGTTTTATTTCCAATTTAAGTGCACTCAGCCTATTTCCTTAAACGGTCAATTAGGTCCATTAAGTAAACTGAAGATTGGGGTGCAGTGGATTTTAGATAAATCCGGCCTTGGGACGACGAACCATTTTGAATCTTGTGGTTTTATTCGCTCAAAGCCTGATTTAGCGTGGCCAGACTTGCAGTATCATTTCTTACCTGCAGCCATGCGCTATGACGGTAAAGAAGCGTTTGCCGGTCATGGGTTTCAGGTGCACATAGGTCATAACAAGCCTAAGAGTCGCGGCAGTGTAAAAATTAGCTCAAGCGATCCTAAAGTGCACCCAAAGATTTTGTTTAATTATCTTGAACATCAAGATGATATCCAAGGATTTAGGGATTGTGTGCGCTTGACTCGCGAAATCATCAATCAGCCTGGTTTGGATGCTTACCGTGGTGAAGAAATTCAGCCTGGTATGGCAGTGCAAACTGATGAGCAAATAGATACCTTTGTGCGTCAATCAGTTGAAAGTGCTTATCACCCTTCATGTTCTTGCAAGATGGGAGTCGATGAGATGGCTGTGGTTGATCCGCAAACACGGGTGCACGGTGTCAGTGGTTTACGTGTGGTGGATTCGTCCATTTTCCCGACCATTCCAAATGGCAACTTGAATGCGCCGACCATCATGTTGGCAGAGCGAGCGGCAGACTTGATATTAGGTAAAACGCCTTTGCCGGCATCAGATGCAGAAGTGCGTCTTGGTGCCGATTGGCAAACTAAGCAACGTCAGAATACCCCAAAGCGTGTGTTCAATAATTAA
- a CDS encoding TIGR03899 family protein, translated as MSARKKALLLARGIGLASEGDYRPADSSVAERAQHRQRKILSQYQSNLESIFTMALEFTPSDVTGSDLDVDWSHQFFQMAEQIHGRKMQALWAKILASEIIKPGNYSLRTLTTLRQLTLREAMILEKALGMSVRFNQEPRLKLLNSYKLTGGMKQYFRKSTTSPLALSQFGMPYSNILTLIEAGILYSSEFETGVLEAHSSMALTLSDSQIKLTPKQGHLLFNYYRFTPIGDELCSLISPRHDSEYTNHLCQVLKADFKVET; from the coding sequence ATGTCAGCCCGTAAGAAGGCCTTATTGCTTGCCAGAGGTATAGGCCTTGCCAGTGAAGGAGATTATCGCCCTGCGGACTCATCGGTGGCAGAGCGGGCACAGCACAGACAAAGAAAAATCCTCAGCCAGTACCAAAGCAATCTTGAAAGTATTTTTACTATGGCGCTGGAATTTACCCCATCAGATGTCACAGGTTCCGACTTAGATGTGGATTGGAGTCACCAGTTTTTTCAAATGGCGGAGCAAATTCATGGCCGTAAAATGCAGGCTCTGTGGGCAAAAATTCTTGCCAGTGAAATTATAAAACCCGGGAATTACAGCCTAAGAACCTTAACCACCTTGAGACAACTGACCTTGAGGGAGGCGATGATTTTAGAAAAGGCCTTAGGGATGTCGGTGCGCTTTAATCAAGAGCCAAGATTAAAACTGCTTAACAGCTATAAGCTAACCGGCGGGATGAAGCAGTATTTTCGCAAATCGACCACCAGCCCCCTAGCTTTATCCCAATTTGGCATGCCCTACTCCAATATTTTGACCCTAATAGAAGCGGGGATTTTATACAGCAGTGAATTTGAAACCGGAGTACTCGAGGCTCACAGCTCAATGGCGCTCACCCTGTCGGATAGCCAGATAAAACTCACCCCAAAACAAGGGCACTTGTTATTCAATTATTATCGTTTTACTCCTATAGGTGATGAACTTTGCAGCCTTATCAGCCCAAGGCATGACAGCGAGTACACGAACCATCTTTGCCAAGTATTAAAAGCCGATTTTAAAGTGGAAACATAG
- a CDS encoding choline transporter, with the protein MTIWLSMGILFTFAAIAFVLFRWGNVECVGVTPVRTFTFIAILFTSGLDVGLIMFPLTEFSGYATDAAYAFTNPLAVEFGFWAFLIWGFYFLTCFYFCVIEPRVKFFEIPLIKFINNLVIIGTCAFTAYLLLTNLPWYLPQLGDGETIVSSFYLIVFVVIAAAVYSSTSIKYVRILSLASTWLFMGLIALMWTGAFLTESGSVGEFFTTFALIGDYFANIHEFVLPMNDYHEFYLFWWFAWSIMIGQFTSRFVGGMKTYQVLAAMMIFPSIPIAIWFTVLYYYSANGIDTSGFYNLAMVIVGVTFVINSLDSLVRLYTDNLNLTVERFGKVKYFLGNLVLLSGLTLLFKLDFLEIQWVGALAIGLIFSCFGYLMLTKYKKVTNIEQSPKENEIDFTKIELAD; encoded by the coding sequence ATGACCATTTGGTTATCTATGGGAATTTTATTTACCTTCGCGGCCATTGCCTTTGTGCTGTTTCGTTGGGGCAATGTCGAATGTGTTGGCGTAACGCCAGTGAGAACATTTACTTTTATTGCCATTTTATTTACCTCAGGCTTAGATGTGGGACTTATCATGTTCCCGCTGACCGAGTTCTCAGGTTATGCCACGGACGCCGCTTATGCGTTTACCAATCCGTTGGCGGTTGAGTTTGGTTTCTGGGCCTTCTTGATCTGGGGCTTTTACTTCTTAACTTGCTTCTACTTTTGCGTTATTGAGCCTAGAGTTAAGTTTTTTGAAATCCCACTGATTAAATTTATCAATAATTTAGTGATTATTGGCACCTGTGCATTCACGGCATACCTGTTATTGACTAACCTGCCTTGGTACTTACCTCAGCTGGGTGATGGCGAAACGATTGTCAGCAGTTTCTACTTGATTGTTTTCGTTGTGATAGCCGCAGCTGTGTATTCCAGTACTAGCATCAAGTATGTGCGCATCTTAAGTTTGGCAAGCACCTGGTTATTCATGGGCTTAATAGCCTTGATGTGGACGGGGGCATTTTTAACTGAGTCAGGCAGTGTGGGTGAGTTTTTCACTACCTTTGCACTGATTGGTGATTACTTCGCTAACATTCATGAGTTTGTATTGCCTATGAATGATTATCACGAGTTCTACCTATTTTGGTGGTTTGCTTGGAGCATTATGATAGGTCAATTCACGTCACGTTTCGTGGGTGGCATGAAAACCTATCAAGTGCTTGCAGCCATGATGATTTTCCCATCAATTCCTATTGCTATTTGGTTTACTGTACTTTATTACTACAGTGCAAACGGCATAGATACATCAGGATTCTACAACTTAGCCATGGTTATTGTGGGTGTCACCTTCGTGATTAATTCACTGGATTCTTTGGTACGTTTGTACACAGATAACTTGAACTTGACTGTTGAGCGTTTTGGCAAGGTGAAATACTTCTTAGGTAATCTTGTGTTGCTGTCAGGTTTGACCTTGCTGTTTAAACTCGATTTCTTGGAAATTCAGTGGGTAGGGGCATTGGCAATTGGTCTTATTTTTAGTTGCTTCGGTTACTTAATGCTGACCAAATATAAAAAAGTGACTAATATTGAGCAGTCACCAAAAGAAAATGAAATTGACTTTACTAAGATAGAACTTGCGGACTAA
- the betB gene encoding betaine-aldehyde dehydrogenase produces MSVVRYSSFVNGQFLANESGETFDVINPATGEVSYVMEVADEKVQQAAIASAKQGFKIWSAMSAMERGRILLKAVALLRERNDELAAVEVQDTGKPWQEASVVDVVTGADSIEFFAGIVAGLEGTQQQVGGDFYYTRREPLGICAGIGAWNYPLQIACWKAAPALASGNVMIFKPSEETPLGALKLAEIFTEAGLPNGVFNVIQGDGRVGAWLTSNPDIAKVSFTGEVGTGIKVMTAAAGSLKGVTMELGGKSPLIVFEDADIDNAVSAAMLANFYTQGEICTNGTRVFIHESIHDVFMAKLLARTQENIICGDPMNEATNFGALISKAHQDKVLGYIEQGIAQGAKLVAGGKALRPDNAPNGYFVAPTIFTQCTDDMTIVQEEIFGPVMSVLTFKDEDEVIRRANDTKLGLAAGVFTQDISRAHRVIHQMQAGICWINAYGASPAEMPVGGYKLSGIGRENGTETLKHYTQTKAVYVGLQPLESPF; encoded by the coding sequence ATGTCAGTAGTACGTTATAGCAGTTTTGTGAATGGTCAATTCCTTGCCAATGAGAGCGGTGAGACCTTCGATGTGATCAATCCTGCCACAGGCGAAGTGAGCTATGTGATGGAAGTTGCCGATGAGAAAGTGCAACAAGCTGCCATAGCGAGCGCTAAGCAAGGTTTCAAAATTTGGTCAGCCATGAGTGCCATGGAGCGCGGGCGTATTTTATTAAAAGCCGTGGCTTTATTAAGAGAAAGAAACGATGAGTTAGCTGCAGTCGAAGTGCAAGACACAGGTAAACCTTGGCAAGAAGCCAGTGTGGTTGATGTGGTCACAGGTGCTGATTCAATCGAATTCTTTGCGGGCATAGTGGCAGGTCTTGAAGGTACGCAGCAGCAAGTCGGTGGTGATTTTTATTATACTCGCCGTGAGCCATTAGGCATTTGTGCTGGCATTGGCGCGTGGAACTATCCATTGCAAATTGCCTGCTGGAAAGCGGCTCCAGCCCTTGCTAGCGGCAATGTGATGATCTTTAAACCGTCGGAAGAAACCCCACTTGGGGCGTTAAAGCTGGCTGAAATTTTCACTGAAGCGGGCCTTCCCAATGGCGTATTTAACGTTATTCAAGGTGATGGACGAGTAGGCGCTTGGCTTACCAGCAACCCTGATATTGCTAAGGTGTCTTTTACCGGTGAAGTCGGTACTGGTATCAAGGTGATGACGGCTGCAGCCGGCAGCCTAAAAGGCGTGACCATGGAACTTGGCGGCAAGTCACCTCTGATTGTATTTGAAGATGCAGATATAGATAACGCAGTGTCAGCAGCCATGCTGGCTAACTTCTATACCCAAGGTGAAATTTGCACCAATGGTACACGGGTCTTTATTCATGAGAGCATTCATGATGTCTTTATGGCGAAGCTTCTAGCGCGCACTCAAGAAAATATTATTTGCGGCGACCCTATGAATGAAGCCACCAACTTTGGTGCGCTTATTTCTAAAGCTCATCAAGACAAAGTATTGGGCTATATCGAGCAAGGTATCGCACAAGGCGCCAAGTTAGTGGCAGGCGGCAAAGCATTGCGCCCAGATAACGCGCCTAATGGCTATTTTGTTGCGCCGACAATTTTTACTCAGTGCACCGATGACATGACCATAGTGCAGGAAGAAATTTTTGGCCCTGTGATGTCAGTGCTGACGTTTAAAGATGAAGATGAGGTTATTCGCCGCGCTAATGATACCAAGCTAGGCTTAGCCGCCGGTGTCTTTACCCAAGATATTAGCCGAGCACACCGAGTTATTCATCAGATGCAGGCAGGAATATGCTGGATCAATGCCTACGGTGCATCTCCTGCAGAAATGCCCGTGGGTGGTTATAAGCTTTCGGGTATCGGCCGTGAAAATGGCACAGAAACCTTAAAACATTACACCCAGACCAAAGCCGTTTATGTAGGTTTGCAGCCTCTTGAAAGCCCATTTTAG
- the betI gene encoding transcriptional regulator BetI, whose protein sequence is MARPEMKSLRQKQLIEATLESVAKHGLHHTTINTISGLAGMSSGIISHYFGGKQGLIEATQRHLLEQLKQALLMRVSGHSLTPKQRLMMIVEANFTELQRSTPATKTWLSFWSQAMHEPGLARLQNINSQRLYRNLRFSFRQLLNDEQATNAAKQAAAMIDGFWLRSALSQTPELAFAQAEHLCKAFIETLVSTPGENTCQ, encoded by the coding sequence ATGGCAAGACCAGAAATGAAATCCCTAAGGCAAAAGCAGTTGATTGAGGCCACCTTAGAATCTGTGGCAAAACATGGGTTACACCATACGACCATTAATACCATTAGCGGTTTAGCGGGTATGTCATCTGGGATCATCAGCCATTATTTTGGTGGCAAGCAGGGGCTAATTGAGGCGACTCAGCGGCATTTACTCGAACAGTTAAAGCAGGCGCTGTTGATGCGCGTCAGTGGACACTCCCTAACCCCTAAGCAAAGATTGATGATGATAGTGGAAGCAAACTTTACTGAGTTACAACGCTCAACCCCGGCCACTAAGACTTGGTTGAGTTTTTGGTCTCAGGCCATGCATGAGCCAGGCCTTGCTCGTTTGCAAAATATTAATAGCCAGCGCTTGTACCGTAATTTGCGTTTTTCTTTCAGGCAGCTCCTTAACGATGAGCAAGCCACAAACGCGGCAAAACAAGCGGCAGCCATGATCGATGGATTTTGGTTACGCAGTGCCTTGAGCCAAACGCCAGAATTGGCTTTCGCCCAAGCCGAACATTTATGTAAAGCATTTATAGAGACGCTAGTTTCTACACCTGGAGAAAATACATGTCAGTAG